In Blastopirellula sediminis, the following proteins share a genomic window:
- a CDS encoding MBL fold metallo-hydrolase — MLPIRYACCLLLWLAFLSAHASAAEFHQPAKEALPDLYQYDSTCNVYVLKDGDAAILFNLGDGSVLDQLDKIGVKQVDWLLINNHHRENLQGIARLSKRETKIAAPAVEAEILAAPTEYRKWFPKLGDKYTVYGASYARPPREPIVVDRALEPGDLFEWHGYQLTCLATPGDAPGSMTYLLQKDGKTYAFSGGVMHDGAQVVHWYDSEWDYGFAIGIDALLASVDQLIGEKIDVAFPVQGPVIAGADQQLRDYREKLTRFRASYVRGYPVFNKDPLEHDAISEPTAVPQIRRVTPHLYKLSHDFMGRNFYIIISDNGHGLILDCGLFPKPVLEEMILGMRQHLGLKQIDAFWISHMHGDHFLLGPLLKEKYGAKAWTLDKIVDRCEHPRRYDYAALVSTYGDGFDGMKIDKGFKDGETVEWEGYTIHVDWMPGQTEFGNCLWLEIDGKRIAFTGDNLFGNPRDETQTAHDCFVCRNSAILEEGHILGSKYLLDLKPDIVMAAHSYVMPEPQAMLERYHNWSKEMAGLFREILPEKDYEYLFDPYWVSAYPYRVDLSQETEQEVTITVRNFRSMPQQHHIELRLPEGVTADPPILTGTVAAESREKYPVKLTIDRNKSAHGLQMVTFDIELDDKQYGELFDFVPLLPEK; from the coding sequence ATGCTACCGATTCGCTATGCCTGCTGCTTGCTGTTGTGGTTAGCATTCTTGTCGGCCCATGCGTCGGCGGCCGAGTTTCATCAGCCGGCGAAAGAGGCGTTGCCGGATCTCTATCAATACGACAGTACGTGTAACGTCTATGTGTTGAAGGATGGCGATGCGGCGATCCTGTTCAACTTGGGAGACGGATCGGTTCTCGATCAGCTCGACAAGATCGGCGTGAAGCAGGTCGATTGGCTGCTGATCAACAATCATCATCGCGAGAACCTGCAAGGGATCGCGCGTTTGAGCAAACGCGAAACGAAGATCGCCGCGCCGGCTGTCGAAGCGGAGATCCTGGCCGCTCCGACCGAGTATCGCAAATGGTTCCCGAAGTTGGGGGATAAGTACACGGTCTATGGCGCGAGCTACGCTCGCCCGCCACGCGAACCGATCGTCGTTGATCGTGCGCTGGAACCGGGTGATCTGTTTGAATGGCACGGGTATCAGCTGACATGTTTGGCGACGCCCGGCGATGCGCCGGGGAGTATGACCTATCTGCTGCAGAAGGATGGCAAGACCTATGCGTTCTCCGGCGGCGTGATGCATGACGGAGCTCAGGTCGTTCACTGGTACGATTCCGAGTGGGATTATGGTTTCGCGATCGGCATTGATGCGCTGCTCGCTTCGGTCGATCAGTTGATCGGCGAAAAGATCGACGTGGCGTTTCCGGTGCAAGGTCCGGTGATCGCAGGCGCCGATCAGCAGCTGCGCGACTATCGCGAAAAGCTGACCCGGTTTCGCGCCAGCTACGTGCGAGGGTATCCGGTCTTCAACAAAGATCCGCTGGAGCATGACGCGATTTCGGAGCCGACCGCTGTGCCGCAGATCCGTCGTGTGACGCCGCATCTCTACAAGTTGAGCCACGACTTCATGGGGCGCAACTTCTACATCATTATCTCCGACAACGGGCATGGGTTGATTCTCGACTGCGGACTTTTTCCGAAGCCGGTGCTGGAAGAGATGATCCTCGGCATGCGGCAACATCTGGGGCTGAAGCAGATTGACGCCTTCTGGATCTCGCACATGCACGGCGATCATTTCCTGCTGGGGCCGCTGCTCAAAGAAAAGTATGGGGCGAAGGCCTGGACGCTCGACAAGATTGTCGACCGCTGCGAGCATCCACGGCGGTATGATTACGCCGCGCTCGTCTCGACCTATGGCGATGGTTTCGACGGGATGAAGATCGACAAGGGCTTCAAAGATGGCGAAACGGTTGAGTGGGAAGGGTACACGATCCATGTCGACTGGATGCCTGGACAAACCGAGTTCGGCAACTGTCTCTGGCTGGAGATCGACGGCAAGCGGATCGCGTTTACCGGCGACAACTTGTTCGGGAACCCCCGCGACGAAACGCAGACGGCGCATGACTGTTTCGTCTGTCGCAACAGCGCGATCCTGGAAGAAGGGCACATCCTGGGAAGTAAGTATCTGCTGGATCTGAAACCCGATATTGTGATGGCGGCTCATTCGTACGTGATGCCCGAGCCGCAAGCGATGCTCGAGCGGTATCACAACTGGTCGAAGGAGATGGCCGGTCTGTTTCGTGAGATCCTGCCGGAGAAGGACTACGAGTATCTGTTCGATCCCTATTGGGTTTCGGCCTATCCTTATCGCGTTGATCTGAGCCAAGAGACCGAACAGGAAGTGACGATCACGGTTCGCAACTTCCGCAGCATGCCGCAACAGCATCATATTGAGCTGCGACTGCCGGAAGGGGTGACCGCCGATCCGCCGATTTTGACCGGAACGGTCGCTGCCGAGAGCCGAGAGAAGTACCCGGTCAAACTTACGATCGACCGGAACAAGTCGGCGCACGGCTTGCAGATGGTTACCTTCGACATCGAACTGGATGACAAGCAATATGGCGAGCTGTTCGACTTCGTTCCCCTGCTTCCTGAAAAGTAG
- a CDS encoding protoglobin family protein, which yields MQHIDEPRLEEDVAYRFQYLQEFTGFGADDIAVIHGAAPLLAPIVPALVDAVYDKLHQYDATWRHFMPRQHGYDGPMPEKMEDLGMDHDQIKFRKLHLSRYLESLVTRTYDEKMLSYLDMVGKIHTPDAGNKEIVVPLVQMDALMAFVSDAIIATIYSLNLPRETELATLRAFNKLLWIQMDLISRHYVPA from the coding sequence ATGCAACACATTGATGAACCGCGTCTTGAGGAAGATGTCGCTTATCGCTTTCAGTACTTGCAAGAGTTCACCGGTTTTGGGGCGGACGACATCGCCGTGATCCATGGCGCCGCGCCCCTGTTGGCTCCGATCGTGCCGGCGCTGGTCGACGCCGTCTACGACAAGCTGCACCAATACGACGCCACCTGGCGGCACTTCATGCCGCGTCAGCATGGGTATGACGGGCCCATGCCGGAGAAGATGGAAGACCTGGGCATGGACCATGACCAGATCAAGTTCCGCAAGCTCCACCTGAGCCGCTACTTGGAGTCGCTGGTCACGCGGACCTACGACGAAAAGATGCTCAGCTACTTGGATATGGTCGGTAAGATCCACACTCCGGACGCCGGCAACAAGGAGATCGTCGTTCCGCTGGTCCAAATGGACGCGTTGATGGCGTTCGTTTCCGATGCGATCATCGCCACTATTTACAGCTTGAATCTGCCTCGCGAGACCGAGCTCGCCACGCTGCGGGCCTTTAACAAGCTTCTGTGGATTCAGATGGACCTGATTTCCCGCCACTACGTTCCGGCGTAG
- a CDS encoding dihydrofolate reductase family protein: MKTQFFTATSLDGFIADADHSLEWLFQFGAGPGEEYEAFIRDVGVIAMGSHTYEWLLRHMAVSGDAWYYEIPTWVFTSRTLPIIDGADIRFVSGDVRPVHEQMEAIAGEKNLWITGGGELVGQFYDAGLLDDLFVQIAPVTLGSGMPLLPRKIASPPLRLVSCKTHSAGFLLTHYQVVYDDKTREAKD; encoded by the coding sequence ATGAAGACTCAATTTTTTACCGCTACCAGTCTGGATGGCTTTATCGCCGACGCCGACCATTCGCTCGAGTGGCTGTTCCAATTCGGAGCAGGGCCCGGCGAAGAGTATGAAGCGTTTATCCGCGACGTCGGCGTGATCGCGATGGGCTCGCACACCTACGAGTGGCTGTTGCGGCACATGGCGGTTTCGGGCGACGCGTGGTACTACGAGATTCCAACCTGGGTCTTCACATCGCGTACGCTGCCGATCATCGACGGCGCCGATATCCGCTTCGTCAGCGGCGACGTTCGCCCCGTGCATGAGCAAATGGAAGCGATCGCCGGCGAGAAGAATCTCTGGATCACCGGCGGCGGAGAACTTGTCGGCCAGTTCTATGACGCCGGGCTGCTCGACGATTTGTTCGTGCAGATCGCGCCCGTGACGCTGGGGAGCGGGATGCCGTTGTTGCCGCGCAAAATCGCTTCGCCGCCGCTACGACTCGTTTCCTGCAAAACGCATAGTGCGGGATTTCTGCTGACGCACTATCAGGTCGTGTATGACGACAAGACGCGTGAGGCCAAGGACTGA
- a CDS encoding RrF2 family transcriptional regulator has translation MFSQTVEYALRAVCHLAIVAPNSCTTEEIATSTRVPLAYLSKVLQGLARAGVVRSQRGIGGGMSLIKSPEELTILEVVNAVDPIQRIHTCPLGISTHGVRLCPLHRRLDNALKGVEEAFGGTTLAEVIAEPSESVPLCEFPGKSAIKKEPSAD, from the coding sequence ATGTTCTCTCAAACCGTTGAATACGCCCTGCGAGCCGTCTGTCACTTGGCGATCGTCGCTCCCAATTCCTGCACGACCGAGGAGATCGCGACCAGCACCAGGGTTCCGCTTGCCTACCTCTCGAAGGTGCTGCAAGGGCTAGCAAGGGCCGGCGTCGTCCGTTCGCAGCGGGGAATCGGGGGCGGAATGTCGCTGATCAAGTCCCCGGAAGAGCTGACGATCCTCGAGGTGGTGAACGCCGTCGATCCCATCCAGCGAATTCATACGTGCCCTCTAGGGATTTCGACGCACGGGGTTCGGCTCTGCCCGCTCCACCGCCGGCTCGACAATGCGCTCAAAGGAGTCGAGGAGGCGTTCGGGGGGACGACGCTAGCCGAGGTGATCGCCGAGCCAAGCGAAAGCGTCCCCTTATGTGAATTTCCGGGCAAATCTGCAATCAAAAAAGAGCCATCTGCCGATTAA
- a CDS encoding PVC-type heme-binding CxxCH protein — translation MLRYAFLGFLCFFGSTTFLLAEEPAELPLVISEDFERGTNAWSPTDPATWSIVEVEGGNHAYKLSGVGKYKPPFRSPFSLAILKGKLFGDFVLTAKAKTLQTSRGHRDMVVAWGMQDPANFYYVHLGEKTDDHSNQIFVVDDAPRIKISEKTSDGTPWKDDTWHNVKVVRKVDSGLIEVYFDDMETPQMVAHDKRFKWGQIAIGSFDDLGLWDDVKINGELVARGAAAEKPEEKKEESKEPAKEKEADAKKVSKADPATLEFIRWSGDVNVPDPVAISLDYQGRAYVTQTMRRKSQDLDIRANTDWIPDDVGFEWPADKQAFFHAQMPSGGPEPKKKRVDDMNNDGVKDWHDLTVLSEKIHRLEDVDGDGTADKIETYADGFQTEITGIAAGVLWHDGDVFATIAPDVWRMRDTDGDGKADQREIMATGFGFHIAYAGHDMHGLTVGPDGKIYWSVGDKGIHVIAKEGREFRFPNQGGVMRCNPDGTDFEVFAHGLRNVQELAFDTYGNLFGVDNDSDQKGEKERFVYIAKGIDAGWRCNYQYRGDRYNPWMEEKLWQTRQTTQPAYLTPPLAYSLDGPAGFTFNPGTALSPEYKDYFFLTGAPGGVQMAFQAEPVGASFKLINDHRIGNGIPLVGINFGPDGGLYGVDWGGGYPLNEKGAVWKIDVPTAATSPARQEVRELLAAGFADRSNAELIKLLAHADQRIRLESQFQLVKRKEFASLESVATSNPELLARIHAIWGLGQLARQGNSGAVTTIGKLTGDADVEIRAQALRMISDNPSYDGPQLTSLLNDKSPRVRFFAAQALAAHPEADGLTAIAALLAENDGKDLYLRHAGAMAMAAQKDVASLAKHPSAEVRLAAVVALRQQANPAIAAFLQDADPRVAREAVLAIHDDFSIPAAIPAVAELLAGTKLDNEGAILRMINANYRLGDSASAQRVINFTSDAEQSLAMRLEAIDTLTNWRKEPRLDRVDGRNREKYRLAKERTLPTERLAPLVATLLADPSQKVKAAALALASELDVTLPPTTLQQIALDDKLEDEFRIEAVKSLAAAKSDLFDKSLPKIWNAKSTALRLSTLRLLSSPKRSEAALNRIGQVLPNDKTPLAERQLAISLLGEIQGAEADVLLAAQLEKHLASSMPEVALELEEAAAAKSSTSPQIAKLAERLAPSADDMTPIAPFRAALSGGDAKLGEKIFMTHLDAACIRCHRIGKQGSDVGPALDEVAKRRDAEYLLRAMVAPSADIDAKYRSTMVLLVSGKTVQGIVTAEDDDKLVLRDAQGKEVVIPQDDIDDLAEQKLSLMPEMTKVLTKRQLRDVAAYLQSLK, via the coding sequence ATGCTTCGATACGCCTTTCTCGGCTTTTTGTGCTTTTTTGGCTCGACAACGTTCCTCCTCGCAGAAGAACCGGCCGAGTTGCCGCTGGTCATCTCCGAAGACTTTGAACGCGGCACGAACGCCTGGAGTCCGACCGATCCTGCGACCTGGTCAATCGTGGAAGTGGAGGGGGGCAATCATGCCTACAAGCTGAGCGGCGTCGGCAAGTACAAGCCGCCGTTTCGCAGTCCCTTTTCGCTGGCGATCTTGAAAGGAAAGCTGTTTGGCGATTTCGTCCTGACGGCGAAAGCGAAGACGCTGCAAACGTCGCGCGGACATCGCGACATGGTGGTCGCGTGGGGCATGCAGGATCCGGCGAACTTCTACTACGTTCACCTCGGTGAGAAGACCGACGATCACTCGAATCAGATCTTCGTGGTCGACGACGCTCCCCGGATCAAGATCAGCGAAAAGACGAGCGACGGCACGCCGTGGAAGGACGACACTTGGCACAACGTGAAAGTGGTCCGCAAGGTCGATAGCGGTTTGATCGAAGTTTATTTCGACGACATGGAAACGCCGCAGATGGTCGCCCACGACAAACGCTTCAAGTGGGGACAGATTGCGATCGGTTCGTTCGACGACCTGGGCCTATGGGATGACGTCAAAATCAACGGCGAGTTGGTCGCGCGTGGCGCCGCTGCTGAAAAGCCGGAAGAGAAGAAAGAAGAAAGCAAAGAGCCGGCGAAGGAGAAAGAGGCTGACGCCAAGAAGGTGTCGAAAGCCGATCCTGCGACGCTGGAGTTCATTCGCTGGAGCGGCGATGTCAACGTTCCGGATCCGGTGGCGATCAGTCTCGACTATCAAGGTCGCGCGTACGTGACGCAGACGATGCGGCGAAAGTCGCAAGACCTTGATATTCGGGCAAACACCGACTGGATACCCGACGATGTCGGGTTCGAGTGGCCTGCCGACAAGCAGGCCTTTTTTCATGCGCAAATGCCCAGCGGCGGCCCCGAGCCGAAGAAGAAGCGGGTCGACGACATGAACAACGATGGCGTCAAAGATTGGCATGACCTGACCGTCTTGTCTGAGAAGATTCACCGCCTGGAAGATGTCGACGGCGATGGAACCGCCGACAAGATCGAAACCTACGCCGACGGTTTTCAAACCGAAATCACCGGCATCGCCGCCGGCGTCCTGTGGCATGACGGCGACGTCTTCGCGACGATCGCGCCTGACGTCTGGCGGATGCGCGATACCGACGGCGACGGCAAAGCGGACCAGCGCGAGATCATGGCGACCGGCTTCGGTTTTCATATCGCTTACGCCGGCCATGACATGCATGGTCTGACCGTTGGGCCCGACGGCAAGATCTACTGGTCGGTCGGCGACAAGGGGATCCACGTCATCGCAAAGGAAGGACGCGAGTTCCGCTTTCCGAACCAGGGGGGCGTCATGCGTTGCAATCCGGATGGGACTGACTTTGAAGTCTTCGCTCATGGCCTGCGGAACGTGCAAGAGCTGGCGTTCGACACATACGGCAACTTGTTCGGCGTCGATAATGACTCGGACCAAAAGGGAGAGAAGGAACGCTTCGTCTACATCGCGAAGGGAATCGACGCCGGCTGGCGCTGCAACTATCAGTACCGAGGCGATCGCTACAACCCCTGGATGGAAGAGAAGCTGTGGCAGACGCGGCAGACGACGCAGCCCGCTTATCTGACGCCGCCGCTCGCCTATTCGCTCGATGGCCCGGCCGGCTTCACGTTCAATCCGGGTACCGCCCTCAGCCCTGAGTACAAAGACTATTTCTTTCTGACCGGCGCTCCCGGCGGCGTGCAGATGGCGTTTCAGGCCGAGCCGGTTGGCGCTTCGTTCAAGTTGATCAACGACCACCGCATCGGTAACGGCATTCCGCTGGTCGGTATCAACTTTGGACCCGACGGCGGGCTCTATGGCGTCGACTGGGGTGGCGGTTATCCACTGAACGAAAAGGGCGCCGTCTGGAAGATCGACGTCCCGACCGCAGCGACTTCGCCAGCTCGCCAGGAAGTGCGTGAGCTGTTGGCCGCCGGTTTCGCGGATCGTTCGAATGCCGAGCTGATCAAGCTGCTCGCTCATGCGGATCAACGGATTCGGCTGGAGTCGCAGTTCCAATTGGTCAAACGAAAGGAGTTTGCCTCGCTCGAATCGGTCGCCACGTCGAACCCCGAGCTTTTGGCCCGCATTCATGCGATCTGGGGCCTGGGGCAGCTTGCTCGCCAAGGAAACTCCGGCGCCGTGACGACGATCGGCAAGTTGACCGGCGACGCGGATGTTGAGATCCGGGCGCAAGCGTTACGGATGATTTCGGACAATCCCAGCTATGACGGACCTCAACTGACGTCGCTGTTGAACGACAAAAGCCCACGCGTTCGTTTCTTCGCCGCTCAGGCTTTAGCGGCTCATCCGGAAGCGGACGGGCTCACCGCCATCGCCGCTCTGCTGGCCGAAAACGACGGCAAAGATCTCTACCTGCGACATGCCGGCGCAATGGCCATGGCGGCGCAGAAGGACGTCGCTTCACTCGCCAAGCATCCCTCGGCCGAAGTTCGCCTAGCCGCGGTCGTCGCGCTGCGACAACAAGCGAATCCTGCGATTGCAGCGTTCCTGCAAGACGCCGATCCTCGCGTTGCCCGCGAAGCGGTCTTGGCGATTCATGACGACTTTTCGATTCCGGCCGCGATCCCGGCGGTGGCGGAACTGCTCGCCGGAACGAAGTTGGATAACGAAGGGGCGATCCTCCGGATGATCAACGCCAACTATCGTTTGGGAGACTCCGCGAGCGCCCAGCGCGTGATCAACTTCACCAGCGACGCCGAACAATCGCTGGCGATGCGTTTGGAAGCGATCGACACGCTGACCAATTGGCGCAAAGAGCCGCGACTCGATCGCGTTGACGGACGTAACCGCGAAAAGTATCGCCTGGCGAAAGAACGAACTTTGCCGACCGAACGGCTGGCGCCGCTGGTTGCGACGTTGCTCGCCGATCCGAGTCAGAAGGTGAAGGCCGCGGCGTTGGCGCTCGCGTCCGAACTTGATGTGACGCTTCCGCCGACCACGCTTCAGCAGATCGCTTTGGACGACAAGCTGGAAGACGAGTTCCGTATCGAAGCGGTCAAATCGCTCGCCGCCGCGAAGTCCGATCTGTTCGACAAGTCGCTGCCAAAGATTTGGAATGCGAAGTCGACCGCGCTACGATTATCGACGCTCCGATTGCTCTCGAGTCCCAAACGGAGCGAAGCGGCGCTCAATCGCATTGGCCAAGTGCTGCCGAACGACAAGACGCCGCTGGCCGAACGGCAGTTAGCGATTTCCCTTCTCGGTGAGATCCAAGGAGCGGAAGCGGACGTGCTGCTTGCCGCACAGCTTGAAAAGCATCTTGCCAGCAGCATGCCGGAAGTGGCTCTGGAATTGGAAGAAGCGGCGGCCGCGAAGTCGTCGACCTCGCCGCAAATCGCCAAGCTGGCCGAGCGTCTGGCGCCGAGCGCTGACGACATGACGCCGATCGCTCCGTTTCGAGCCGCTCTCTCTGGCGGCGACGCCAAACTGGGCGAGAAGATTTTCATGACTCATTTGGACGCGGCCTGCATTCGTTGTCACCGCATCGGCAAGCAAGGCAGCGACGTCGGCCCGGCGCTCGACGAGGTCGCGAAGCGTCGCGACGCCGAGTACCTGCTGCGAGCGATGGTGGCGCCGAGCGCCGACATCGACGCGAAGTATCGCTCGACGATGGTCCTGCTGGTCAGCGGCAAAACGGTGCAGGGGATCGTCACCGCCGAGGATGACGACAAGCTAGTCCTCCGCGACGCCCAAGGGAAAGAAGTGGTTATCCCGCAGGATGACATCGACGACCTGGCCGAGCAAAAGCTGTCGCTGATGCCGGAGATGACGAAGGTCCTGACCAAACGCCAGTTGCGCGATGTCGCAGCTTATCTGCAGTCGCTGAAATAA
- a CDS encoding serine/threonine-protein kinase, which translates to MANLPSEQPDSSDDASFDSSADLSPHDQRLIDRLDRLWQSERASAAPPVSGDMQIGPYVVNRTVGHGAFGVVFHATDTRLRRDVALKVPRPEVLVCFDKLQRFEDEAQVAAKLDHPGIVPIYEADLAGPTPYIASAFCAGPDLADWLESHPSDSRDCQSVARLMLDVVRAVAYAHRQGVVHRDIKPSNILLTNKDETSRGDSLDDFSPRLTDFGLAKLTDVPLTNSRSSWILGTPTYMAPEQLLPQWGAVGEKADVFALGSLLWELLSGAPPRQGETYSDIISGLLSEQPIDSDLKRTDVPSDLRVIVARSLAKDPIERYESAAALADDLAAYLAGERISARQFSWLDSFARWASQPQRPSQISFFMIPVNLLTTIWMVSSMLIIWGEHFPGDDRWTVFIQVGMIALGYNLTVVGLCWLRLSGHKWCTPLALIFTLGVTVLVPLLVLTGTIRTFSDLYRDYPFFDTINHTQILFFGLGQAFLLGVSAYADLQQRRR; encoded by the coding sequence GTGGCGAACCTTCCCTCTGAACAGCCAGATTCGTCCGATGACGCATCTTTCGATTCATCCGCCGATCTCTCTCCGCACGATCAACGGTTGATTGATCGCCTTGATCGCCTCTGGCAGTCGGAACGAGCATCCGCCGCACCGCCCGTAAGCGGCGACATGCAGATCGGCCCCTACGTGGTGAATCGCACGGTGGGGCATGGCGCTTTCGGCGTCGTCTTTCATGCGACCGATACGCGGTTGCGCCGCGACGTGGCCCTTAAAGTGCCGCGTCCCGAAGTGCTGGTCTGTTTCGACAAATTGCAGCGTTTTGAAGATGAAGCGCAAGTCGCAGCGAAACTCGATCACCCTGGCATCGTACCGATCTACGAAGCCGACCTCGCTGGACCTACGCCGTACATCGCTTCGGCCTTTTGTGCGGGTCCCGATCTGGCCGACTGGCTCGAAAGTCATCCGTCCGATTCGCGCGATTGCCAAAGCGTCGCCCGACTAATGTTGGATGTAGTCCGAGCCGTCGCTTATGCCCACCGCCAAGGAGTCGTGCATCGCGACATCAAACCAAGCAACATCCTGCTGACGAATAAAGACGAAACTTCACGCGGCGACAGCCTGGACGATTTCTCGCCACGGTTAACGGACTTTGGCCTGGCGAAATTGACCGATGTGCCGCTGACGAATTCACGTTCCAGCTGGATCCTGGGAACGCCAACCTACATGGCGCCTGAGCAACTGCTGCCGCAATGGGGAGCCGTAGGAGAAAAGGCGGACGTATTTGCTCTTGGATCGCTGCTGTGGGAACTATTGTCCGGAGCGCCGCCGCGACAGGGCGAAACCTATTCGGACATCATTTCCGGCCTCTTAAGCGAACAGCCGATCGATTCCGATTTGAAACGGACCGACGTCCCAAGCGATCTGCGGGTTATCGTAGCCCGTAGTCTCGCCAAAGATCCAATCGAACGTTATGAATCGGCCGCAGCATTAGCGGATGATCTGGCGGCCTATTTGGCTGGCGAGCGGATCTCGGCCCGGCAGTTTAGCTGGCTCGACTCGTTTGCGCGGTGGGCCAGCCAGCCGCAAAGACCGTCGCAAATCAGCTTCTTCATGATTCCCGTCAATTTATTAACGACGATTTGGATGGTTTCCTCGATGTTGATCATTTGGGGTGAACATTTTCCTGGCGATGATCGCTGGACCGTCTTCATCCAGGTCGGCATGATTGCCCTGGGCTACAACTTGACGGTCGTCGGCCTTTGCTGGCTACGTCTCTCTGGCCACAAATGGTGCACGCCGCTTGCGTTGATTTTCACGTTGGGGGTGACGGTCCTCGTTCCGCTCCTCGTCCTGACCGGTACCATTCGAACCTTTTCCGATCTTTATCGCGACTACCCTTTCTTCGACACGATCAACCATACGCAAATCCTGTTCTTTGGACTTGGCCAGGCATTTCTGCTGGGCGTGTCGGCATATGCGGATCTGCAACAAAGGCGTCGCTAG
- a CDS encoding mechanosensitive ion channel family protein, translated as MDLFPSAKKIDWAQQAEQFSEFFSSGELLKNGIATLVIIFLLLILRSILVRAVRRSDKLPSDVRRRWLVQIRNGLLFLFLLGMTIVWSSQIQHVTISILAFAVAVVIALKELIQCISGSVMKAVGRPFKLGDRIEFHNIRGDVIDHNILTTTIMEIGPDQMTQQLTGRAIVVPNNMFLNKVVINETFTQEYVLHCFKIPCSLKDDWRQTEQDLLEAAKIECEPYLSKARQHFDLLAKQQGLTVLSVDPRITFRIPKAGDLELVVRVVAPARRKGRVEQAILRRMLDRQWERAKAAEAEKLAAEEAKVAAAALAAAEAAAAALPPASEPELPALPDSSSVAMSTVTPELSDATELPPAPALPSMALPPTPDPNPGASGGATLGNTGVTASRNTRFES; from the coding sequence ATGGATCTTTTCCCTTCGGCGAAAAAAATCGACTGGGCCCAACAGGCGGAACAGTTCAGCGAGTTCTTCTCCAGCGGCGAGCTACTGAAAAACGGCATCGCGACGCTGGTGATCATCTTTCTGCTGCTGATCCTCCGCAGCATCCTGGTGCGCGCCGTCCGGCGTAGCGACAAGCTGCCGAGCGACGTCCGTCGTCGTTGGTTGGTCCAGATTCGCAACGGTCTCCTCTTCCTGTTCCTGCTCGGCATGACGATCGTCTGGTCGTCGCAGATTCAGCACGTCACGATTTCGATCTTGGCGTTCGCAGTCGCCGTGGTCATTGCGCTTAAGGAACTGATTCAATGCATCTCCGGCTCGGTGATGAAGGCGGTCGGTCGACCGTTCAAGCTGGGGGACCGGATCGAATTCCATAACATCCGCGGCGACGTCATCGACCACAACATTCTGACGACGACGATCATGGAGATCGGTCCCGATCAGATGACGCAGCAATTGACTGGCCGCGCGATCGTGGTGCCGAACAACATGTTCCTCAACAAGGTCGTGATCAACGAGACCTTCACGCAGGAATATGTGCTCCACTGCTTCAAGATCCCCTGCAGCCTGAAAGACGACTGGCGGCAGACCGAACAGGATCTGTTGGAAGCGGCCAAGATCGAGTGCGAACCGTATCTCTCGAAAGCGCGGCAACACTTTGACCTGCTCGCCAAGCAGCAAGGGCTGACCGTGTTATCGGTCGATCCGCGCATCACCTTCCGCATTCCGAAAGCAGGCGACCTGGAACTGGTCGTCCGCGTCGTCGCGCCGGCGCGTCGCAAAGGTCGCGTCGAACAGGCGATCCTCCGCCGGATGCTCGATCGCCAATGGGAACGAGCCAAAGCGGCCGAAGCGGAGAAGCTGGCCGCCGAAGAAGCGAAAGTCGCCGCGGCTGCACTTGCCGCCGCCGAAGCGGCTGCCGCCGCATTGCCGCCGGCCAGCGAACCGGAACTGCCGGCGCTCCCCGACAGCAGCTCAGTCGCCATGTCGACCGTGACGCCCGAACTGAGCGATGCGACGGAACTGCCGCCGGCCCCGGCCTTGCCCAGCATGGCGCTTCCGCCGACGCCCGATCCGAATCCCGGCGCCTCAGGCGGAGCGACCCTTGGCAACACCGGCGTCACCGCGTCTCGCAATACTCGCTTCGAGTCGTAG